AGCGGCCTGTGCCTCGTTGACGGCGACGATCAGGGTCTCCGGGTCGGCGATCAGGGTGACGCCCTCCGGAAGGTCCAGATCGGAGGCGTGGACGGCGGTGCCGGCCTCGGCGCCCTCGACGCTGACGACGATCTGCTCGGGGATCGACAGGGCGTCGGCCTCGACCTCGACGACGCTGGCGTCCTGGACGACCAGGGTGCCCGGCGCGGCGTCACCCTCGACGACGATGGCGACCTCGACGGTCACCTTCTCGCCGCGGCGGACGATGAGGAGGTCGGCGTGCTCGATGTAGTTGCGGATCGGGTGAACGTCGACCTGCTTTGTCAGCGCGAGCTGGCTGGTTCCCTCGATGTCGAGATCGATGATGGCGTTCAGGCCGTTGTTACGCAGGATCGCGGCGAAGTCGCGGGCCGGGAGGTGCAGATGCTGCGGGTCGGTGCCGTGGCCGTAGAGCACGGCGGGGACCTTGCCCTCGCGGCGAGCGCGACGAGCGGCGCCCTTGCCCTTCTCGGTGCGGGTGGTGACAGCCAGCTTCGAGGCCTGAGTAGCCATGGTGATCTCCTCTGATCAGTGGTTGCGGTCGTTCGTCCGTCGCGACGAGCAACGGGCACGGATACCGACCGCGGGCACCCACCGGGCCGCTTGAGGGCCTCGAGGAGACTGCGATGGTCGCGCCGATCACGGTGACTGGGTCACCCTCGCCGAGACAACGTCGGCCAGGATAGTCGATGACCAGCCGAGATGTCACATCGCGTCCCTCCTCGAGCACGGTCCCGGCATACTTGGCTGCCATGACCTCACAGACCCCGATCGAGATCGTGACGGCCCTGCTCGACGCATTCGCGCGCGAGGACATCGCCGGTGCGCTCGAGACCATCGACGACGACATCGCCTACACGAACGTCTCGCTGCCGACCATCCATGGCAAGCGCAAGGTGGCCGGAGTGCTCGGCGGTGTCGCGAAGAAGTCGTGGGTGGGCTTCAACTACCGGATGATCAACGTCAGTTCCGACGAGGCGGGGGTCGTGCTCACCGAACGCGTCGACGAGCTGCGCTTCGGACGGCTGCATCTGCAGTTCTGGGGTGTGCGGCCGCTTCGAGATCCGTGAGGGCCGGATCGTGGTGTGGCGCGACTACTTCGACTACTTCGACATGACGAAGAGCCTGCTGCGCGGTGTCGCCGCGCTGGCCCTGCCATCGGTGCAGAAGCCGCTGCCGATCCCGGCCTAGCGATTCAGCGGGCTGTAGAACACGAGTCCGTTGCCCTGGTTGTCGTACACCACGGCACGACGCTCGTGGGCGTCGTCGTACGGGCCCTTCACGATGGCGCCACCGTCGGCCTCGATCGCCTTCGCGGCGGCGTCGACGTCGGTTGTCTTGATGCCGACGACGACCTTGCCGGGGATCGGGTGGTCGACCGCGGTGGCGAGCGCGATCGTCACCGGACCGCCGTCGAGGGCGGCGAAGTGGGCACCGTCGCGGAACTTCAGCGACATGCCCAGTGTCTCGGTGTAGAACTTGATCGACTCGTCCAGGTTCTCGGTGGACAGGATGATCATCTTTGCTTCGTAGCTCATGTGGGCGATGCTAGTCGCGATCGACCGTGACCGGGGCGTGTGAAACGCGTTCTGGCACAGAGCTGTACACAGCGGTCACCGACACGCTCACCGGAGCGACCTAGGTCCCGGGTGTCCGGGACCGACGCCCCTTCAGAGAATCTCGTCGAGCTTCTCGAAAGGCCGAGGGATGCGGGTCCCCTTGTCGGTCACCACGATCGGCCGCTCGACGAGGATGGGGTGCTCCACCATCGCGTCGAGGATCTGATCATCGGTGGCCGATGCGAGGTCGAGCTCTTTGTAGAGGGCCTCGCGTTTGCGCACGGCCTGTGCGGGGGTGAGCCCGGCGTCGGCGAACAACTGCACCAGCTGCTCGCGGGTGTAGGGCTCGTCCAGGTACTTGACGACGGCCGGCTCGATACCGGCGTCGCGGAGGGCCTGCAGCGCCTTGCGCGAGGTCGAGCACTTCGGGTTGTGATAGATCGTCGCGTCCACGCGCCCACCGTACCCAGCGCAAAGCGGCCCGGGCCCCAGAGGGGGAGAACCCGGACCGCTCGCGTACCCGTTCTGCGGGTGGGGTCGCTACTCGGGGTCGAGTGCGAAGTCGTACTGCACGACGTTCCGGCCGTCGGCGTCGGGCTTCGGGTCGAGGAGCAGTTCCGGCTTGGTCGCCGAGGCGACGTCGTCGTCGAGCCACTCACCACCTGCGAAGTACAGCTGGGTGATGATCGGATGCCGGCCTTTGGCAGCGACCCGAAGGTGCAGATGCGCAGGTCGCCACGGGTGCCAGCCGGCGGCTTCGATGAACTTGCCGGTCGGTCCGTCGGTCGGGATCTGGTACGGCGCGGGCTGGATGGTGGTGATCTCGTAGCGACCCTCACCGTCGGTGACCACGGTGCCGCGCAGGTTCCAGTCCGGGAGGTGCGGTGCGAACCCAGAGTAGTAACCCTCGGCGTCGGCGTGCCAGATCTCGATCGTCGCGCCGGCCATCGGGTTGCCGTCGAGATCGGTCACCTGACCGTGCATCACGAACGGGGTCTCGCGGGCGTCGACGCTGCGCATGGGCAGGGTGCAACGTGCAGGCAGCAGCGGGGCGTCGGGCAGGTAGTACGGGCCCTCGATGCTTCCCTTGGTGCCCTGGTACTTCCGCGAGTTGACCTCCTCGATGTCGTGTTCGACGAACACGTCGAGCAGCAGGGGCCACTCACCGCCCTCGCCGACCTCGATGAGCCACTGCTTGAGGACCCGGTACTCGTCGTAGGTGATCTCGTATTTGTCGATCAGGGCGCTGAAGCCGGCGAAGGCCTCGGATGCGATGGCCGACAGGCGTTCCGGTGAGGTGTCGGCGGTGAACCGGTGGCCGGCGAAGGCCGCGGTGGCGGCGCTGCCGGAACCGGCGGCGGTCGGGGAGTCGACGGTGGTCGCTGATTCGACCGGGGCGGGCCGCTCGATGGTGGTCATGATGTCTCCTGTTCGAAAGGGCTGTGCGAGAGGGACGGTCAGCGGTTCCGGAAGAAGCTGACGTCGTCGTTGCCGATGAGGTCCGGCACGGTCCAGCCGTCGAGGTCGTACTCGGACAGGCATTGCTCGGCGAGGCCCTTCATCTCCCCGACGGTGCCGCGGGCGTCGGCGAACATGAGCAGCTCGGCCTTCACGCCCTCGTGGTTGCCGGCGTAGTTGCGCTCGTACAGCTCGTGTCGGCCACCGAATTCGCTGCCGATCGAATCCCACAGCGCCTTCATGACTTTCACTCGATCGACGGCGAGGATGCCGTCGGAGCCGCGGACGTACTTGTCCAGGTACGGACGGACGTCGGGGCTCTTGAAGTCCGCCGAGCTCGAGGGCAGGTAGATCAGGCCGGAGGCGACGTCCTGCTCGATGATCTCTTTCACGCGCGGGTAGCCCTGCTGGGCGAACATGCGGTAGGTCAGGCCGTACTCGAGCTTCGGGATGACGGTGTCGCCGATCCACGGTTCGGGGTTGTTGACCATGGCGTCGCTCAACGACCAGAACAGGTTTCGCCAGCCGATGACCTCGCCGACCCGGGTTTGCACGCCGCGGAATCCGCCGGCACCGGTGCAGTCGAGCGCCTTGAGGAGCAGGCCGGCGATGAAGTCGAGCTTGACCGCGAGGCGGGTGCAACCCTGCAGGGTGAAGCGGGGGAGGAAACCGGACTGCGGGAAGAAGGCGTTGATCTTGTCGACGTCGCCGTACATGAAGACGTTCTCCCACGGCACGAGCACCTTGTCGAAGACGAAGATGGTGTCGTTCTCGTCCATGCGGCTCGACAGTGGGTAGTCGAACGGCGTGCCCATCACGGCGGCCTGCTGGGTGTACGACGAGCGGCAGATCAGCTTCACGCCCGGGGCATCCATCGGGACGGTGCAGATCAGGGCGAACTGCTTCTTCTTGATCGGCAGGCCGTAGTGGGAGATGAAGTTGTAGTTGGTGATCGCCGAGCCGGTCGCGACGACCTTGGCGCCGGAGACGATGAGGCCGGCGTCGGTCTCCTTCTCCACCTTCATGAACACGTCGCCGACCTCGTCCGGCGGCAGCTGGCGGTCGACCGGCGGGTTGATGATCGCGTGGTTCCAGTACAGGACCTTCTCCTGCGACTCCTTGTACCAGCGTTCGGCGTTGGCCTGGAACGGTGCGTACAGCTCGGAGTTGGCGTGAAGGGTGCCGAGGAAGCTGGCCTTGTAATCGGGGCTGCGGCCCATCCACCCGTAGGTCATCCGCGCCCACGTGGCGATGGCGTCACGGTCGGCGCGCAGGTCGTCGGCCGACTTCGGTGCGCGGAAGAACGGCATGGTCACGCCGCCGTTGCCGGTGTCGGTGGGCGCGGTGACCTTGTCCTTCGTCGCCGGGTCGTGCATCGCGTCGTAGAGGCGCGCGGTCATCCTGATCGGGTTGCGGAAGGCCTCGTGGGTCGTCACGTCCTTGACGCGCTCACCGTTGAGCCAGATCTCGCGGTCGTCGCGCAGCGACTCGATGTACTCGTCCCCGGTCATCGGCTTGGAGGCGAAGTTCTCGGTGCGGTTGGCCTCGGAGTCGGCGGCCACGTTCACCTTCGAGCGGTCGACGGCCGTGGCCTCGGTGTCGGGGGCGATGTCGGTTGCGGTCATGATGGTCCTCACTTGGGTTGTGCGACAGAAGATGTGGTCGATGGTCGGATGGTCGGTCAGGAGACTGCAGAGAGCGGTACGCAGCTCGGGGTGAACCGCGCGGTGGCGTCGAACCACCGGCTGTGCGGATCGTCGAGGCTGCCGCAGTAGGCCGCTGCGCCGGAGGTGTCGCCGAGCTCGTGGAACTTGCTGCGGTAGAACAGAAGCGGCTCGGCCTCGGTGTCGACGTGGGCGTCGACGATCTCGCCGATGTAGATGACGTGGTCCCCGCCGTCATAGGACGCCCACGGGTTGCAGATCAGGGTGGCGGCGGTGCCGGCGAGAGCGGGGACGAGCCAGTCCGAGCTCCACTCGGGCCCGTGCTCCTGCGGCTTGCCGGCGAAGTGCATCGCGGTGTCGAGCTGGTCGGCGGCGAGGATGTTGACGGCGAACGGCGCGTCGTCGAGGTAGCCGCAGGCCTTCGACTTTCGGGTCAGCGTGACCTGGCAGAGGCGGGGTTCGATCGAGATCGGGGTGAACGCGGTGACCGTCGCGCCGTGCGCCGCGCCATCGTTGTTCGCGCAGGTGATGACGGTGACGCCGGTGGCGAACTGTCCGAAGATGTTGCGCATCGTGCGTTGGTCCATGGGGATCAACTCCTTCGTGCTGTGGCGGTGCCTGGTGTGTCGGTGCGACAAACGTATGACCGCGGTCACATCCCGTCGATCCGCATTGCGAACAGTCGATCCGATGTGCGCAACGTTGCGATCTGGATCGCCGCCGGCCGCCGAAAGTGACAGCAGTCACAGTTAGGCTGGACGACGTGAGGGCAGATCCGCCCGTTTCGGGGATGAACAGACCGGGGGTGCCGGTGTCGCAGGAGACGTCGACGCCTCGTCGCGTCGTGGGATCGGGGATCGCAGACTGGGACGAGGTCCACGAGGTGGTCGCGGATGCGTATTTCCCGCATGAACTGCGGCCGCTGTCCCACGACGACGCCTCGCACTACCGCCTGGAGTCGACACCCATCGCCTCGACGGTGCTCGCACGGATCGGTTTCGGCGCCGATGTCTCGATCGACACCGACCATCCCGGAGCCTGGGCCATCAACGTTCCGCTGTCCGGCAGCATCGCCTCGGTCACCGACGGTCGGGAGATCGTCTCCGAACCCGGTCAGGCGACACTCAACCCGCCCGACACCCCGACGGTCATCACCAACTGGAGCAAGACCTGCGAGATCATCGGATTCAAGATCGAGCGCGACTACCTGCAGCGCGAGATCGACCGGATCGCCGGTCGTCCCGGACGGTCGCTGACCCGCCAGCTCGACCTGCGCACCGGCGCCGGCGCCGAGTGGCTGGGCTTGCTGCGGTCGGCGCGACAGCAGGTCGCGCTGTGCGACGGCATCCTGCTGCGAAACCCGCGCATGGCCGAACAGCTCGGCGGGATGCTCACCACCGCACTCGTTCTCGCGGCACTACCGGAGACCGACGACCCGCTGGCCGGTACCCGTCCGCGCACGGTCAAGCGGGTCATCGACGCCATCCACGCCGACCCGGCACGACCGTGGACCGTGGGCGAGCTGGCGGAGATCGGCGCGGTCGGCGCCCGCCGCTTGCAACAGGGCTTCCGCGAGTGCGTCGGGATGAGCCCCATGGAGTACGTACTCGACGTCCGGCTCGAATGCATCCACAACGACCTGCTGACCTGCGGCGGAACCTCGAACGTCACCGACGTGGCCACCCGCTGGGGCGTCATGCACACGGGTCGCTTCGCCGCCGCCTACCGCCGCAAGTACGGGGTCGCGCCGTCGGAGACGCGGCGAATGGCGGGGGCTTAGCCGGATTGATGTCGCGTGCGACATCGCTTCGGTCGGGCGACTTCGGCCGATGTCGCCTCGACGGATTGATGTCGCGCGCGAGGTCAGTGGGCTGGTCGGCGAGCCCTTCGTGGCTCGCTGCGCTCGCACCTCAGGGATCGGGGTGGCTGCGCTCGCCCCTCCGGGAGCACGAAACACCGCGCCCGGATGTCCGTGGGGACATCCGGGCGCGGTGGTGAGAGGGAAATGAAAGACTAGGCGATGCCGTCGAACAGGCTTGTGACCGAGCCGTTTTCGAAGACCTCGCGGATCGTCTGCGCGAGCAGCGGGGCGATCGACAGGACGGTCAGGTTCTCGAAACGCTTCTCGGCCGGGATGGGCAGCGTGTCGGTCGCGATGACCTCCTTGGCGCCGCAGCCGGCGAGACGCTCGGCGGCCGGATCGGAGAAGACGCCGTGGGTGGTGGCGATGATGACGTCGCCGGCTCCGGCCTCCTTGAGGACGCGGACCGCGCCGGCGATGGTGCCGCCGGTGTCGATCATGTCGTCGATCAGGACGCAGGTGCGTCCCTCGACCTCGCCGACCACGCGGTTCGACTTGACCTGGTTGGGGACCAGCGGGTCGCGGGTCTTGTGGATGAACGCCAGGGGAGCGCCGCTGAGGGCGTCGGCCCACTTCTCGGCGACGCGCACCCGACCGGAGTCCGGCGAGACGACGGTGATGTTGTCGGTGCCGTAGTTGTCGCAGACGTAACCGGCGAGCTGGCCGAGGGCGTGCATGTGGTCGACCGGGCCGTCGAAGAAGCCCTGAATCTGGTCGGTGTGCAGGTCGACCGTGATGATGCGGTCGGCGCCCGCGGTCTTCAGCAGGTCGGCGATGAGGCGGGCCGAGATGGGCTCGCGTCCGCGGTGCTTCTTGTCCTGGCGGGCGTAGGGATAGAACGGCAGGATCACGCTGATGCGCTTGGCCGAACCGCGCTTGAGTGCGTCGATCATGATCAGGGCTTCCATGACCCACTGGTTCAGCGGGTAGGGGCAGCTCTGCAGCACGAACGCGTCCGAGCCGCGGACGGACTCCTCGAAACGGACGAACAGCTCGCCGTTGGCGAAGTCGCGTGCCGTCTGGGGGGTCACCTTGATGCCCAGTTCGTCGGCGACGGCTTCAGCCAGTTCGGGGTGGGCACGACCAGAGAACAGCATCAGGTTCTTCTGGTTGTCGGTGGTCCAGGTCATGAAAACTCTTCTGTCCGTTTCGGTTCGATCAGTTGGGCTGCCTGCCGCGGGCGGCAGGGCTTCTCGGGTGCGCTAGGCGGACCCGGGGTCCTTGTCGCGTGCCGTGAGGGCCGCTTGTGCCGCCGCGGTGTCGGGCCGCTTGCGCACGACCCAGTCCTCGATGACACGTTGTGTCCCCG
The sequence above is drawn from the Gordonia rubripertincta genome and encodes:
- a CDS encoding 50S ribosomal protein L25/general stress protein Ctc, encoding MATQASKLAVTTRTEKGKGAARRARREGKVPAVLYGHGTDPQHLHLPARDFAAILRNNGLNAIIDLDIEGTSQLALTKQVDVHPIRNYIEHADLLIVRRGEKVTVEVAIVVEGDAAPGTLVVQDASVVEVEADALSIPEQIVVSVEGAEAGTAVHASDLDLPEGVTLIADPETLIVAVNEAQAAATESDADAEGAEDEAAEAPAESE
- a CDS encoding flavin reductase family protein; the protein is MDQRTMRNIFGQFATGVTVITCANNDGAAHGATVTAFTPISIEPRLCQVTLTRKSKACGYLDDAPFAVNILAADQLDTAMHFAGKPQEHGPEWSSDWLVPALAGTAATLICNPWASYDGGDHVIYIGEIVDAHVDTEAEPLLFYRSKFHELGDTSGAAAYCGSLDDPHSRWFDATARFTPSCVPLSAVS
- a CDS encoding ribose-phosphate diphosphokinase; its protein translation is MTWTTDNQKNLMLFSGRAHPELAEAVADELGIKVTPQTARDFANGELFVRFEESVRGSDAFVLQSCPYPLNQWVMEALIMIDALKRGSAKRISVILPFYPYARQDKKHRGREPISARLIADLLKTAGADRIITVDLHTDQIQGFFDGPVDHMHALGQLAGYVCDNYGTDNITVVSPDSGRVRVAEKWADALSGAPLAFIHKTRDPLVPNQVKSNRVVGEVEGRTCVLIDDMIDTGGTIAGAVRVLKEAGAGDVIIATTHGVFSDPAAERLAGCGAKEVIATDTLPIPAEKRFENLTVLSIAPLLAQTIREVFENGSVTSLFDGIA
- the catA gene encoding catechol 1,2-dioxygenase; this translates as MTTIERPAPVESATTVDSPTAAGSGSAATAAFAGHRFTADTSPERLSAIASEAFAGFSALIDKYEITYDEYRVLKQWLIEVGEGGEWPLLLDVFVEHDIEEVNSRKYQGTKGSIEGPYYLPDAPLLPARCTLPMRSVDARETPFVMHGQVTDLDGNPMAGATIEIWHADAEGYYSGFAPHLPDWNLRGTVVTDGEGRYEITTIQPAPYQIPTDGPTGKFIEAAGWHPWRPAHLHLRVAAKGRHPIITQLYFAGGEWLDDDVASATKPELLLDPKPDADGRNVVQYDFALDPE
- the arsC gene encoding arsenate reductase (glutaredoxin) (This arsenate reductase requires both glutathione and glutaredoxin to convert arsenate to arsenite, after which the efflux transporter formed by ArsA and ArsB can extrude the arsenite from the cell, providing resistance.) encodes the protein MDATIYHNPKCSTSRKALQALRDAGIEPAVVKYLDEPYTREQLVQLFADAGLTPAQAVRKREALYKELDLASATDDQILDAMVEHPILVERPIVVTDKGTRIPRPFEKLDEIL
- a CDS encoding AraC family transcriptional regulator is translated as MNRPGVPVSQETSTPRRVVGSGIADWDEVHEVVADAYFPHELRPLSHDDASHYRLESTPIASTVLARIGFGADVSIDTDHPGAWAINVPLSGSIASVTDGREIVSEPGQATLNPPDTPTVITNWSKTCEIIGFKIERDYLQREIDRIAGRPGRSLTRQLDLRTGAGAEWLGLLRSARQQVALCDGILLRNPRMAEQLGGMLTTALVLAALPETDDPLAGTRPRTVKRVIDAIHADPARPWTVGELAEIGAVGARRLQQGFRECVGMSPMEYVLDVRLECIHNDLLTCGGTSNVTDVATRWGVMHTGRFAAAYRRKYGVAPSETRRMAGA
- a CDS encoding VOC family protein, which gives rise to MSYEAKMIILSTENLDESIKFYTETLGMSLKFRDGAHFAALDGGPVTIALATAVDHPIPGKVVVGIKTTDVDAAAKAIEADGGAIVKGPYDDAHERRAVVYDNQGNGLVFYSPLNR
- a CDS encoding 4-hydroxyphenylacetate 3-hydroxylase family protein, giving the protein MTATDIAPDTEATAVDRSKVNVAADSEANRTENFASKPMTGDEYIESLRDDREIWLNGERVKDVTTHEAFRNPIRMTARLYDAMHDPATKDKVTAPTDTGNGGVTMPFFRAPKSADDLRADRDAIATWARMTYGWMGRSPDYKASFLGTLHANSELYAPFQANAERWYKESQEKVLYWNHAIINPPVDRQLPPDEVGDVFMKVEKETDAGLIVSGAKVVATGSAITNYNFISHYGLPIKKKQFALICTVPMDAPGVKLICRSSYTQQAAVMGTPFDYPLSSRMDENDTIFVFDKVLVPWENVFMYGDVDKINAFFPQSGFLPRFTLQGCTRLAVKLDFIAGLLLKALDCTGAGGFRGVQTRVGEVIGWRNLFWSLSDAMVNNPEPWIGDTVIPKLEYGLTYRMFAQQGYPRVKEIIEQDVASGLIYLPSSSADFKSPDVRPYLDKYVRGSDGILAVDRVKVMKALWDSIGSEFGGRHELYERNYAGNHEGVKAELLMFADARGTVGEMKGLAEQCLSEYDLDGWTVPDLIGNDDVSFFRNR